CCCTCGGCGCGATGCACGCCCGGCGCCGTGTGCGATGCCCATGTGTGCCAAGCGcaggctggggcggggggttaCCCTGCAGCCTCGCAGCCTCCGCAggagaccctacaataacaaagCAGTAGGGTGGGAAACTCTGGGGGCTCTGGGTCAGGAGCCCCTCTTCTTGCGGTGCTGGGGGACATCagtgctgcctgtccctgtcccaAATCCTGGGTGGAGAGGGGGGCCACGCCAGGCGGGGCGGAGGTGGAAGTCGGGCAGCAGCGCGGGAGCAGCTTGCGTTATGGGAAAGGTCAAAATCTGCATCGCAACGGGAGCCGGCGGGGACGCTGGGAGCAGGGGACCCTGCGAGGGGCCATTCCCCACCGGGACAGGGACGCGCAGGGTCCCTGTGGGGTGCCGGCGTCCCTAGCCGCCTCTCGGTGCGCGGGCAGCGGGCACCGTGGCGGGCAGCGCTCACAGAGGTGCCTTTGTGCCGCCGTGCCCAGGTGGGTGCAGCGGGGCGGCTGGCCCGGCAGGTCCCCTGGCACCGCGCACAGAGCTGGCTTTGAGCCCCAGCCCGGCTTGGGGACAATGGGACGATTGAGGAGCACAAAGGGCCCCGCGCCgccagcaccggcaccggccCGGGCACCTCCTGCGCCCTGGCACGGAGGGGACGCCGGCCCCGGCAAAGCAGGGGAGGGATACCCACGGGGTCCCGCAAGGGCTCAGACCCACTGGGGAGCACATCCCAGTGCCCACCCCATGCcagggtgccccccaccccatgccagggtgccccccacccatgCCAGGGTGCCCTCTTTGGCTCTGCTGCTCCCGTCTTTGCTGTGGGCGATGCAGGGTACCTGGGCAGGAGCATGGGGGAAGATGCGGCTCCGAGGAAGCCGTTCCCCCACGGGACACCCAGGTGATGCCTGGGCAGGGTGCTCCGTCCCCACCAgcgccgggggctgcaggggcgaGCGGTTGCATTACCCAGCGCTGGGGTGCTGATGCCTGGGCTCTGAAAGCCACATCCCGCTCAGGTCCCCCTGGGAACCCAGTCACTGGTGGGGTGATGATCAGGGATACCCCagtgtcatagaatcatcaaatcatcaaatcgttgaggttggaaaagccctttcagatcatccagtccaaccatttacctaacactaccaactccaccaccaaaccagttaaggggagagcagcaatttcatgtgtcctgccttggtggctggattattttttaatgaaagtaaaactgggaatcactaaggttggaaaggatctctaagatcatcagtccaaccatcaacccaacacccccatgcccactaaaccgtgtccccaagtgccacctctgcccgttttttgtCGGGGCTGGGGAGAGCATCCCGGTGCATCCATCTGTCCGTGCACATCCTGGAGGATCTCGCAATGCCACCAGCCCACGGGGCTCTCATTACAACATGGGACCCACCTGGGTGCTAATTAGCACAGCTCACGGCGGTGCGATGCCCAGCGTGTGTGCTCTGCCTCCACGGGAGGCTGGAGGTGACCCCGGAgcagggggtggtgggtgcCCGGGGCCGGTGCGtgccccccggccagccccgctcGCGTCCCCCGGCAGGTCGTGGTGCTGCGAGACCCCATGGAAGACCCCGATGATGTCCTGCGTGCCAGCCGCTCCCGGGAAAAATCCTACATCTTCGACGTGGCTTTCGACTCCACGGCCACCCAGGTGGGTCCCGCGGGGcacgggggggagcggggctggtgGAGGCAGGCTGGggtgcccggggcggcgggTGGAGGTGGGGGACAGCACCCCGGGGCCCCTCTCGCTCCCGCAGGAGACCGTGTACCGTGCCACCGCCCGGGGCCTCATCGCAGGCGTCATCTCCGGCTACAACGCCACCGTCTTCGCCTACGGCCCCACCGGTGAGGGGTgtggggccggggagggggccagCTCCGTGGCCATGGGGGGGTCCCAACCCCGAGcgagccccctcctctcccccaggctGTGGGAAGACCTACACCATGCTGGGCACCGACGGCAAGCCCGGCATCTGCGCCCGCACCCTGGGTGACCTCTTCCAGGCCATCGAGGACACCGGCGGCGACACGGAGTACGAGGTCTCCATGTCCTACCTCGAGGTGCGGCGGTGGGGCTCCGGGACGTCCCCTTCCcgagggagagcaggggacaGCAAGCAGCACACTGCCCCACGCCGGGTGTCCCTGCAGGTCCCCACGCTGCAGGGGGGGGACATGCCCAactccttccccctgcccagaTCTACAATGAGATGATCCGGGACCTGCTGAACCCCGCGCTGGGCCGCCTGCAACTGCGGGAGGACGCCAGCGGCACCGTCCAGGTGGCCGGCATCACTGAGGTCTCCGCCGTCAACGCCGAGGAGGTGAGCCAGCGGGTGCCGCggggcacggggcggggggatcTGGTGAGACCCCCTGCCCGGTGCTGCCCGTCTGCCCCAGGTGATGCAGCTGCTGGCGcgggggagcaggcagcggaCACAGGAGCCCACGGCCGCCAACCGCACCTCGTCCCGCTCCCACGCGGTGCTGCAGGTCACCGTGCGCcagcggcgccggggcgggcggctgcgCCACGGCCGCCTCTTCATGATCGACCTGGCAGGCTCCGAGCGGGCGGCGCAGGTACGGCACCCGCCCGGGGGGGTTGCAAGGCTGGGGGGAGCCCCCCTCACCCCTCTTTTGCCAgatttttccctctgccttcccctccctgcccagacGCAGAACCGTGGGCAGAGGATGAAGGAGGGAGCCCACATCAACCGCTCGCTGCTGGCCCTGGGCAACTGCATCAAGGCCCTGAGTGCCCAGGCGAGCACCACGTACATCAACTATCGCGACAGCAAGCTGACCCGCCTGCTCAAGGTGCGGCTGGGGGTCCTGGCTCCCCCCGGCAGGGTCcgagctggggagggggcacagcctgccccccgccctgctcctTCTCAGCCATGCTTTCCATGGCCAGGACTCGCTCGGGGGCAACAGCCGGACGGTGATGATCGCCCACATCAGCCCGGCCAGCACAGCCTTCGAGGAGTCCCGCAGCACCCTCGCCTACGCCCACCGCGCCAAGAGCATCTGCACCACGGTAGGGCTGGGAGCACAGGTACCCTCCTCCCCTGGCCCCCTCCCCgagcagccctggccccagtgccccccaacAGGGAGGGCACGAGGTGTTCGTCCTTACGCTGCCCCGCGGGCGCCCGGAGCAGGGGAGCCACTTGGGACACTGCTCTGCTGGCTGTGGGATGCCCAGGACCTGCTCCGTGGCCGTGCATCGCCTGGGGACACAGCCTGGGGACACGGCTTGGGGGCACAGCTTGGGGACACGGCTTGGGGACCCTATGGGCACCTGCTCCACAGCCATGCAGTGCTTGGAGACCCCATGGGGACATGCTCTACAGCCATGCACTGCATGGGGACACAGTTTGGGGACACCGCTTGGGGACATGGCTTGGGGACCCTATGGGGACATGCTCTACAGCCATGCAGTGCTTGGGGACATGGCCTGGGGGCATGGCTTGGGGACACGGCTTGGGGACCCCATGGGCACCTGCTCCACAGCCATGCAGTGCTtggggaccccatggggacacggtttggggaccccatggggacaTGCTCTACAGCCATGCActgcttggggacatggtttgggGACACCACTTGGGGACACAGCTTGGAGACCCTATGGGGACATGCTCTACAGCCATGCACTGCATGGGGACACGGTTTGGGGACACCACTTGGGGACACGGCTTGGGGACCCTACAGGGATAGAGCCATGCTCTGCCTGGGGACCTTGCTTGGGGATCCTACCCAAAGACATACTTGGGGACCTGCTCCACGTGCTCTGTCCTGCTCAGGGACCCCATTTAGGACCCCGCTTGGGGCCAGGCTGTGCCGAGGCCATGGGACGCTCACACCGGCCCCGTCCCAGGTGAGGCACAACCTGCTCCACCTCTCGTACCACATGGCACGGTATGGCAGTGTGGCAGCTGACCTGCGCAGGGAGATCCAGCGCCTCAAGGGCCGGGGGGACGCCAAGCCAAGGCAGCCGGGGCAGGGTGagcgccgggacccccccgaTACCCAGGGTACGTCCCGGCCCCccactgccctccctcccccagcccagcggGGCTCGGCACTGATGCCCCATGCCTCCAGCCCACGTTCAGCCCCACGGTGCCCGCTGCACCCACCCGGAGCTGGGCCGTGTGCAGGAGGAGCTGCTCAGTGCCCGCCACGAGCAGGCGGCCAtgcaccacctcctcctccagccgGAGGGCACCGAGCTGCACGCCCAGCACCTCCTCGCCCGGTACGTGGGTGCAAAGCGCCCGCCCCGGGGATTGGGTTCCCCCAGCAAGCCAGGCTGGGGTAAGAccaccccctcctccctgcagcaggacacggcagggctggcagcggaGCAAGGAGGAGCGGGGGGAGCTGGACGGCCCCGGTGACGGCGAGAGGGACGCAGACACGGGGGACAAGCGGTTGGATGTGCCAGAGCCACCCGACGCGGCTGCTGCCCACGAGAGCATCGCGGCTCCAGTGGAGGAGAAGCACAGGCTCCGGCAGCGGAAGGTTTGGGACCCCCATGCCCACTGCCAGTGGCTGAAACCCCGTCACCAAGGAGCTGAGTTTGACAAGTCTCAGCCCAGCGGCACGGGTCCCCAAGCAggcctgggggggacacagaTACTCATGGATTGGGGTGTGGGTCAGGGGCAAAGGGCCCTGGCAGGGGTGCTGGCACCGTGGTGGGGACGATGACCCCATGGCAGGGGTGCTggtgccatgggcagggacagtgACCCCATGGCAGGGGTGCTGGTGCCGTggcagggatggtgaccccgTGGCAAGGCTGCTGGCGCCATAGGCAGGGACGGTGACCCTGTGGCAGGGACGCTGGTGCCGTGGCAGGGACGGTGACCCCGTGGGAGGGGTGCTGGTGCCATAGGCAGGGACGGTGACCCTGTGGCAGGGGTGCTGGTGCCGTGGCAGGGACGGTGACCCCGTGGGAGGGGTGCTGGTGCCATAGGCAGGGACGGTGACCCTGTGGCAGGGGTGCTGGTGCCAtggcagggatggtgactctgtGGCAAGGCTGCTGGCACCATAGGCAGGGACACTGACCCTGTGGCAGGGGTGCTGGTGCCATGGCAGGGACGGTGACCCCGTGGGAGGGGTGCTggtgccatgggcagggatggtgacccccTAGCAGGGATGCTGGCACCATGGACAGGGACAGTGACCCCATAGCAGGGACGGTGACCCCATGGGAGGGGTGCTggtgccatgggcagggatggTAACCCTGTGGCAAGGATGCTGACTGTGGGCAGGGACCCTGACCCCGCTGCatgcctgcaggcagagccGGCACGGCGCTCCcggcagagccagcagcacctgcagcagccGGAAGAGGCCCTGCGGCATCGGAGCAGCTCGCAGGAGCAGCGGGAGGTGCTGGCCCTGCTGCGCCGTCTGCACCGGCTGGAGCTGGAGATGGCAGAGACGCGCTCCCGAACCCGGCTCGAGGGTGGCCTCTGGCACCTGCCAGCCACCGCCGTGCAACGCTTCGACCGGCACCGGGCCCTCTGCGCCCGCATcatccaccagcagcagcagctcatcGCTGGTGCGTCCCTCCCGTGACTTCTGCCGTGACAAAGGGACCTCTCATGTGTCGTCGCACTGGGAGTCCTGCAGCGTCTCCTGCTTATTGCAACGGGATGTGCCGCAAGGCAAAGCGTCCCCGGTGTCGTGACTTAGCCACGATGCTGTCACCCGAGCCTGGCACGGCACGCAGCCCGATTGATGCTCGCCACCCTCTCCTCTCGCTGGCAGACCACCAGCTGTCGGTGCCACGGCCACTGCAGGAGCTGTACGAGACCTACCTGCGGGAGCTGGCGGGGGCCCCCGGGGACGCTGGCACCCCTGAGGTAGGGCAGGGTGGCAggggaccccctgcaccccaggcagGGCACTcaccccctgtcccctgcccagGGCACGTCCCTGCCCAAGATCCCGCAGGTGACCGGCACAGAGAGCCTGCCGGCCTCCGACCGGGACAGTGCGTGGGCGCAGAGGTGCCAACACCCCACGCTGCCGCGGCGTAATGCcctcccacccctgcaccccacgggGGACAGGTACGGGTGGGCACCCACCAACTCCTGGGCACACAGGGCTGCATACACCCCACAGCCGTGGCAGCGGGTAAGGGGTGTCCTCTCCCTGGCAGCGCCGCGTTCAAGAAGACCCCACAGgcacagcagctggggagcGTGGCGGTGCCCACCCCACCTCCCGGCCAAGGCACGGTAGCCCAGGTGAGCACAGCCGTGCCCCCAGCACCGAAGCACGGAGGTGGGGATGCTTATGGGTGCTGCGTGTCCCAGCAGCACACATCACGGGCCACCCTGAGCACCCGGCACAGCTCCTCCCCAGGCAGTGGGACCGGCTCGGAggcggcagcaggcaggggtgaGCCaagcggccggcggggccgggtgGGCAGCCGTGCCCCACTGACGGATCCACTGTGCCGCAGAGCATGGGGAGATGTCGAGCAGCACCAAGAGCATCGTGGCTAAGGCCGCCCAGCGCCGGTCCCGCATCCCAAAGAGTGCCAGCTTGCACCCGTCAGGGTCCGTGGAGGAGCGGGGTGGCCCTGAGCTGCGGCACGCTGCCGACGAGGACGGCCGCCCGCTCCCCAGGCGCCTGGCTGCGGGCACACAAGAATGGCGGCAAGGAGCTGGGGACGAAGGAGTCGCTGGATGGCAGAAGGAGATCCAGGCGGGCGCGGTCCTTCGAGGTCGCCGGCTGTGGGGTAGGTGCAGGCATGGGGGGGTCGTGCACCCGGCGAGGCGGTGCCGACCTGACCTGGTGAGGCgatggggaggagggcagggcgCGAAggccacccccagctccccttgGCATCCCTTTGCCCACCGTCGGGGTGTCAGCACCCTACAGCACGCATCATCCCCCCCGGCACAGCACGGTTCCTCCCCAAAGCGCCGCGGACCCTCTCTCCGGCAGCTGGTagcccccagggtccccccgcCGTCGTCCCacatgctgcagagctgctccgaGCACGCCAGCACCCAAGGACCCCCCAAAGCCCTGCCTGGAGCAAAGCTGCCATGCCGCCAGCTGCCAGGTGAGCCCCGGCTggggatggggtgcaggggccATCGCCGctccccacaccccagcccagcacccggGGCCACTGCTTGCAgtgccccttccccaggtgctggggtcccggctc
This window of the Pelecanus crispus isolate bPelCri1 chromosome 12, bPelCri1.pri, whole genome shotgun sequence genome carries:
- the KIF19 gene encoding kinesin-like protein KIF19, with amino-acid sequence MACVQVALRIRPMSAAELAEGARPIAHRVDEQVVVLRDPMEDPDDVLRASRSREKSYIFDVAFDSTATQETVYRATARGLIAGVISGYNATVFAYGPTGCGKTYTMLGTDGKPGICARTLGDLFQAIEDTGGDTEYEVSMSYLEIYNEMIRDLLNPALGRLQLREDASGTVQVAGITEVSAVNAEEVMQLLARGSRQRTQEPTAANRTSSRSHAVLQVTVRQRRRGGRLRHGRLFMIDLAGSERAAQTQNRGQRMKEGAHINRSLLALGNCIKALSAQASTTYINYRDSKLTRLLKDSLGGNSRTVMIAHISPASTAFEESRSTLAYAHRAKSICTTVRHNLLHLSYHMARYGSVAADLRREIQRLKGRGDAKPRQPGQAHVQPHGARCTHPELGRVQEELLSARHEQAAMHHLLLQPEGTELHAQHLLARRTRQGWQRSKEERGELDGPGDGERDADTGDKRLDVPEPPDAAAAHESIAAPVEEKHRLRQRKAEPARRSRQSQQHLQQPEEALRHRSSSQEQREVLALLRRLHRLELEMAETRSRTRLEGGLWHLPATAVQRFDRHRALCARIIHQQQQLIADHQLSVPRPLQELYETYLRELAGAPGDGTHPLSPAQGTSLPKIPQVTGTESLPASDRDSAWAQRCQHPTLPRRNALPPLHPTGDSAAFKKTPQAQQLGSVAVPTPPPGQGTVAQVSTAVPPAPKHGEHGEMSSSTKSIVAKAAQRRSRIPKSASLHPSGSVEERGGPELRHAADEDGRPLPRRLAAGTQEWRQGAGDEGVAGWQKEIQAGAVLRGRRLWGRV